The genome window TCACACAATTGACACTATTGTGTACTTACTTGGCAGCACTGAGGTCAAGGCAATTGTGTACATATTTGCCCTACAAAGAGAATTATCGATATAAACATTTCATTGTTATCATATATGCCATACACCACCCAGGATATGTTGTATTTGTGGCATGCAATTCCCTTTCTAGATGCTTACTATGGAAATGCTATACACCTGAAGACTCAAAATCTGGTTCTAAAGAAAGTCGGGACTTAGTTCCCCAGGTATATTGGGGGAGGTCAAGATTTTCTATGATGTAAATTGGTTTTTGATGGAGGGAGGATAACAAATCGAATAATtcttttacaataaaatccGTCAAGTCTGTCAACAGTTATCATATCCAGATCATTTTTCATTCCTAAAATGTgattatgtgattatctttgggGTTTCTTTTCTACCATTTTTGGTACCTCTTCAGGGTTTCTTTTCTACCATGTTGGTGATATCTTTTGTGCATTATAGTTTCTCTTTATAAATGTTCTTgtgataattttcttttaattagacTTATAATGTAATCTCAGCTCAAGGATATGGCTGAGAGGATGCCACCTGGGGTTTATGATACTGAGAGCATAAAGCTAGCTTACCTACCCAACGGATTAGAGTCAAATGGTGCTCATTATGCTGATGCAAATGGGGAGCGTCATTCAAGATCTGATTTTATCAGCAGCTCTTTCCTTGCTTCCCCTACAGGAACCAACACTACTACCCCAAATGGAAATCAAGTTCCTATTCAACTGGCGAGGGATCCACCTATAGCCAATCGAGGAGATGATCATCCAGATTTCAGACTGCTCAATGGTAGTGGAGGGGTTCTGGTGAGTAGCGGTAGTGGGACAGTTGAGGCTGATGGAAAGGAATCCAGGGAATTCCGAGCTAGCAAGCATGGCTTGAAATCTAATAGTTCCGCATTGTCTACTAATGGAAATCAAGTTGAGGCTGAGTGGATTGAGCAGTATGAACCTGGCGTGTATATAACTCTTGTTGCCTTGCGTGACGGAACTAGAGATCTCAAACGACTTCGCTTCAGGTAGTTCATCTAAATTATGTACTTTAACCTTATTTTTATATGAATGGCATCTTTATTGCTGTTGCCCTTTCTGTTAAGGAAAAGGAATTTAGGCTGTTCAGGTCTACACTCAAAAATTACTCGCGATTAGATGTGCTTTAGATTGTCAAGATTACCTTTTGGCACTGGAttcatcaaagaacaaaaaaaaaagagttcatttACTTGTTTGACCGGGTTCTGGTCCTTTTTGATCTCCACATGCTATTGGTTTTAAAATACTATGTTCTGGGTATGTGCAGCCGAAGAAGATTTGGAGAGCACCAGGCAGAGGATTGGTGGTCGGAGAACTGTGAAAAAGTATATGAAAGATACAATGTTCGTGGTTCAGACAAATCTTCAGTTTCTGGCCAGACTGCACGCAGAGCAGATGGAAACTTTTCTCCCACCTCCCAGGCTTAACAACATAAGAGATTGAGAAGTTCACGTGTTTTGAAACAGATTTTGGCTCCAGCCATTGTGAAGCTTAGAAGTCGAAGCAAGATTAATCAGGGCGACACCTCCTTTTGATACGTTTGTGACATCCTCTTCTTCCCTCTTTCTTACAGTCttaatttatttcttcttcCATTTAATTCTGGGCATATTCCCATTTACATATTTGCTGTTGTATCATAGTGTGTATATAAAAGCATTAGTTTTGGCAGAATAGATCAATAGAGTTTATgagcataatatatatatattaatctttTTGTTTGGGTTAATACAATTTAGACCAGAAGGGAGTACCGCTAAAAGTCTCTGATTGATGAGCTTGGGAATTACACGTGCGATTGAAGGTCTTGAGTTTGGGAAATCTATACGGTAATGCCATTCACATGATTTAAACCATCAGTCAATTGATGACCCATCTTCAACAAAATAATGTTACCACCTGCAATGTATAGGGGCAGGTGGGCAAGCAAGGTAAACAATGTTCATGCGCAAAACTCTCGCAGCGGGGGTATAATCTGGACAAAGCTCTCACAGAGGCCCGCCCGCAAGAGTTATGTCTTGTCCTGCAAGAGTTTTGTGCACAAAACTCTTGCATGGGTATACCCTGGACAAAAGCTCTCGCAGCGGCCAGGGTCAGGGCAAAGCTCCGCAATGACCAGGGTCAGGAACAGACCTTGGCGAGATTAATTCTGACCTGTCGATTATACCCCTACAACTCATATACAACAGATATCCGCAGTGGCCAGGGTCAGGAACAGACCTTGGCGAGATTGTTTCTGACATGTCAATTATACCCCTACAACTCATATACAACAGATATTTGTAAACAAAACGACAGTGTCATTGCCAATCACCATTTCCTGCAAATGACCCTAAAACGAGGATCGGTTCTAAGCAATTCAATTTGCATTGCAATTCTACAATTAATCAAACATGCTTTACCATGGAGAGTCCGAACTGTCATAAAATTCTCTCACAATATACAATGCCTTTTCCCCTCTTATTGTGAAGAAACAAAAGGTGTCCTACGACCATTTGCTGTACATGGTAACCACCTAAGTATACATTTTCACAACCCATATCATCTTACTGATgatgaaaaggagaagaaaaaaaatggtgaaaaTAGGCGGCAAAGGTAAAAGGCGACTTCAAAATGATTAAAATGCCTACTCATAAAACCAATGACCCTCTTTCTCAACTCTTGCCACTAGCACCAAGGCTCTCGTAGAACAAAATGTACCCGTGATCTGTATTACTAGCATATTCCTGTgctgacccaaaaaatgtcTGCACGGCTGACTCGTCAATCATCTCCACATTTTCGTCATCAAAAAACAACCAGTGATTGTGGCTTTTCACAAGGCTGACATAGTGCCCATGATTTGGGCCACTGCCAACATGGACAACAACTGCAAACAGGGAATACTCGATATCTGCATCTTCCACGGTGTTGCTCAGCTTGAGCTCGAGTGGGAAGACAACCCGGTAAGACAGCTTCTTGTACCTGCCCAGCTGCTCAATATATTTAAACCGTTTCAGATGGATGACCAACACACAAGGAGGCTTCTttatcttcatcctcttctGAGCTTCCTGCAAACTGCACATTGACAAAAGAACCTGTTACTTGGCTATCATAAAAGAAATAACTACCATCACATCATCAGTCACTCAGTTTGGTAGCCCCTAAAGATCCCCATAAGTTAATTCTTGAATGCCCAGTATTTGTCGTCCCCATTAAGGATAATTCATAGATGACATAAAGTACAACAGTGGCAGTTCTATCATTAAACTTGAATTATTATGCAATATGGAAACACCAGTTCTATCATTAGACAACCATCCACAATTTTTTCAGAATTCTTTTCAAGTGTTACATATAGCATTGTACACAATTAAgattaattttataataaaaaactCAAACATTTCATCTAATCACCTTTATATCCTCCTGCCCCCAAATATGACTAAGAAAATAGAGCAGACAAGTAAAATGCAAAAACAGTAGGGTCTCTTTTCCTCTTTCATTCTAACTGTTGTCTAGGTGAATTGTAATATATCAGACATCAAGGAAATTTCATACTCATCTATCTAGTAATCCATGATCCTTCCTTCTTCAACACCCCCTACATGAAAAAACAACTGGCATGTCACTTTGCAGTAAGATAGCAAGTCCAAACCCAATTATCAGCTCAAACATCCATTAATGACCGCTAAGCGGTAGAAATAGCAATACTAATCAATACCACTTCAAACATCCTGAAATACTCTCTGAACTTCATAATTCTAAATCACTAACTAACATACAATTAAATCAGAATTTTTGACCAATTATCACTAAAATTATTGATTATACTAAAATCCCCAGCAATTTCTTAGTCTTCTACCATGTCCCAAAAGTTTCATATATTGTCCTTAACTCCTTTGATAAAATTgatcaacaaaaataaagaaacaagtTTTCAACCTAAGCCTTAAGTTTCTCATATTCATTATTCCTTTAAAATAAATTGCCGTGAGTACCAATAATATTTCATCGGTGGAGTGAATCTTTGATATTCATATGATAAAGCAGGCCCATTCTTGACACCCTCCTAATTTCAGGTTCAGCTTGCCAAAAACTCAGGATGTGAGCTCAATCAATATAATACTCCCAGCCAACCAAGCTCGAGTTACTCTCTGTCTCACCAAGCTTAGCTCGAAGACTTTGTCAAGACCAGGTCAACTTGTTTGCAGCCTGATATATCAGGTGCCTTTTAGAATGCCACATACGATTGCTTCTCAAATCTCTCTCATATATGGCATCAAAGCCGTAAGACAACCCAGATGAGAGTAAAGACAGCGTATCATGTTCGGAGGTAATACTTTGTCTAAGCTGTAAAAAGCGACAAAGGCACCTACCTACAGCACTTGTCACAGAAAAATTTATCCTCAGCGTTCAGTGTCTCAGTAGAGCTAAAATTTTTCAAACAGCTTGTTATAGAACTGTTCTGTTCAATATCCAGGCTCAAATCAAAGAAAGTTTCGTCCCTTGCTGTCACTGTTTCACATCTCAAGCACCTTGTCTCATTGGTGAGTATTCCCTGACACATATAACCATAAACAACACTGAGAAACCTGTTTCTATTAGAAAAAAGaacgaaagaaaagaaaagaaaaatggtaACTTATTGTCACCATCCAACAAACTATACGACTAATGCCGAATCCAGAGCATAAGCTACTGTATCTTTACAATTCATCATCACTATTACAACTATTACTGCATCGTAGTGGGGGAAGTTTGCTGATTAGAAGAGAAGAGGAAAGAGAAGGATAAAGCATATGCAGTAATTACACTTATTCCTAGACTACCAAGTACCAACTCAACCTGATATCAGTCAAATTGAGCCAATATCAGTTGTAAGCCATATCATGAGCAGCACCAAAACAGACTTCCTAAACAAATATTCGTAGCCACACAACACGTCCGTCTTGAAACCAATTTAATAAAAGTTTAGACATTATGCTGGCAAATGTAACCAGAAGTTAATAACAAGTGAGAAAAATCAGTTAGCATGTGAGGTAACCTGAAAATTTTTGTGTACCCATGTAACCAGAGGCTCCTTTTGAACCCCATTTGCCAGACCGTTTGTCAGCCCATTTGCAATCTTTTCAGGTGGAGATGAAGTTTCTGGATTGTTCTTAGCAGCATGGGCTTCTTTCTCCAATATGTCAACAAGTTCGTTCAACAAAAAGTTCAGAAATTCATGAGCATCCTACACAAAAGAAATGGATAGGCAAAGCATTAATCGGCGTCACAATTTCCCAATAAGTAGAGAAAATATCAATGAATGATTAGAGATAGCTTGCACTAGCAGAAAATACCTCACAAGCCTATAATGAGAGCTTTTGTGGATTATTATACAAGAGGCCTTCTCATTAAATACTCTGTTTTTTTGTTCCTTAATCAAATAGACTTAACGAAATATCTGTTATCGCCATTCAAGCATTTACTGAAGaacatttgaaaaaaataattctatGTCCCTTTagaaatatataaacatatacctGGTGCATATAGCTACGGAAAATTTCATTTTGCTTCTTCAATCTCTGTACAAAACGTTTTGGCGCAATGACGcccgtcttcttcttctgtgaACTTATCTACGTAGAAACACAATCAAAAGTTAGTCACCAGTTCTAtgactcaaaaaagaaaaaagacacaATAAACATGCATCACATATTCAAtcagatttaaaaaaaaggtataaaCTTTCCTAAATGAATTAGTTATTTGTGCACAGATAAGAACTGTCATCTTTCTTTTGCCAAAGAAAAAGGTAACTACCAGGAATGCCACTACCAGACaatacaaaattaaacaaacaaagGTAATGGAGGAGAGGAATGGAGCATTAAAGAACAAGATTCAGTCTCCTGCTTAAACTGCACTACTTAATGGAAATGGAAACCTTAATGAGGAACACAACAATTTCAtgctttttttaatgaacattACTGATTTTATCGTTAGTTGTCTTTAGCGTGACTGAGGAGTAACATTCGACCTGTTCGAAATCCCAAGGAGtggctaccactaggccaagagcTCCTAGTTCACAAATATAGTTGTCAAAGGCGCTCGCCTAGGCGCAGCGAGGCACAGCATCTGCGCCTGAACCATGCACAAGGCGCATGCCTAGGCGAGCGCCTGTCATCAGGCGCTAGGCGCACAGGCACAGCGCCTGATGAATTTAGGGGCTTTAGTCTGTTTAAGAAGCATCGATTGGGCTGGGTTTTCTGGTATTGCATCGATTTGGCTGGGTTTTCTGGTATCATGCAATTCAATCTATTAGATTTGGGTTTACTGGTATCGTGCGATTCAATCGATGAGAGAGAGAGTCGATTTGGCTGGGTTTCTGGTATTGTGCGGTTCAATCAATGAGAGAGAAGGCACGCCGAAGAACACAGAGACGGAAGGTTGAAGACGACTCTgcgtctagtttttttttttttgaataaataaatcacCGTAATCTgtagttctatttttccttaagtgggaaataaagaagaaaaaatctgGCAGGTTCTTATTggtccctattttttttttttttactttcaggCTTGTCTCTAATCAAGAAATCATCAAACATGTGCCACTAATAATACTTTATAATCAACAAAACTAAGAAAATACATAAAGAATGGCAAGAAGTAAAGGAAGTAGTACATTAATATTTGggaataatatataaatttattttataattagttCTATGGATATGTAACAgtgaaaaattaatatttgagaataatatatacatttatttcaTAATTGGTTTATGGATACTTTAAGAGTAGAATTTCTCTATCTAttagaattatttttatttgtatttttaattttacgCCTTTCTTCGCTCGGGCGTGCACTTTAAGTGCGCCTTGCGCCTCAGGCAATAGAAGACCTTTGCGCCTTGAGTGCACCTAGCGCCTTTGACAACTATCACAATAATATCAAACTATCAGAAGATTTAAAgctaaaaagaaaaactatgaaCATGAGTCAAAGTGAGACATGTGATGACATGCGGTGTGCCAGGTAGGGGAATCAAGAGactttgtataggagagagtaggaagagatgatgatgatgaataagCATGTCAACAAAAGTCTATACAAAACCTGGGACAAGCATCGGTTTTGCACTTAGGCACAGGTTAAAAAAAGTTATGTATATGCATAAAACCAAAGTTACAAacttaaaatcataaaattcatataataAAAAGAGTAAGGGATCAAacaaaggagagaaaaaaaaatacgatCTAACAGCATTAATGCGCTCGCAATGCTACTATCTGATTTTTTACGATAGCAAAATGCAAAGTTAAGGAGCATCATAAGGGTTATAGAAACCAGTGGGTTAAAACCAATACAGAGCTGTAGAGGAGAAGATTGAACTATCATTTAATTTTGATCAATCTAATCAAAGGCTCAGGAGAAGATAATCCATCAGCAgtacaaaaactgaaaaacataTTCCATATATCACTTGTGTATATCAGTACCTGCGTAAATAAGTCTGCCAAGCATGTCAAAAGGTTCTCTTCTGCATCCCCAATGTTTTTATTAGTTCCAAAATAGTCCAGTAACTGTTCGCGAAATGGAACACAAAAGTAAAGTGCCTGCATAGAAAAAGGATAAGAGAAACCAATAAGACAAAGATAGAGTACTTAGTACTTACTAGCTAATTTCaacagagttgaagaaaatcttTCCTCATTCACCGAAAGAGAAGAATAAGTGAGGACCGCATTAAATTTTCCAGTGCTCTCAATGGTTGAACATGTACAGTGAACATATAAACTTAACCTATTTGCCTATAATTTATGATATAAAGTCAAGTATCGACGGGACACAAAATGGTCTCAAAAAAGGAATTATATAGGCATTAATAACAACAGAGGGATCAATATCAATGCTGAAATTGACAACACTTTCAAAAAAGATAAAGCAATAGTTAAAAATTTAAATAGAAAAAAGTTTACTAAGTGCCACAGCAACTGGGTTCCACCACGGGCAATTTTCCAAAAGCTTAAAACCACGGTTGTTAAGAACAAGAGCCTAAGGATTGATATCTGGTTTGGACTCATTTTGGTGGTTCATTTCTATTCTGTATGTGCTGACTCGACCATCAATCCCAACGCCAACAAACCTAAAATACACCAGACAGGCCACGAGGCTACACTAAAATACACCAGCACAAGTGTGCAACTGCAACATCGGAAGCTAAACATACGGCAAGCACACACCTCAGCAATCTTTAAACTTATTAAGTAAGCTGCTCTCAGCCTCAAAGGGCACTTTCCACTCTAGGAGAGGGTCCCTCCTTTATCTGGATGGTTGTGGCAAACAGGGATGTCGACCCCCAACACCATGGGTCATACTCTCAAGCTCAATCGCTTATTTCAGGGACATCTCAGTGTTGGGTAGGGCCAAGGATCTCCGGTTATGTGAATAAGCCATCTCTGATTGACACTAATTTGAAGGCTCAATCCGAAAGATGACCACCTTTACAACATTTAGTACAGGCTTCCTTCAAATGTGCTTACATTAAGAATTAGATGGCAGCAAAACTATCTAATGAACACAAGTTTAAGACCTCTAACTCAATCCTGACAATTGACTCACTCAATCACATGATCAAAGAACTATATATGAAAAAAGCGGTCAAAATCATGAATTaccgcaattttgaacttcacataGTCAACTCAGTGTATGTGGTAGCCTTGAATCTGAGATAGGTTCTCATAACAACAccacattcaaaaataaaatcaccaaaatgaacaaataaggTGAAAAATTCAATTGCAATGGGAAAGGTCAACGCACCATATAGATGGCAATTATATTGAATGAAAACTGAAGAAACAGTCTCATTAATAAACCAAAGAAAACATGGAGCGGGtacatataaaataaattgcAATCATCTAACTctaaattgaaatcaaataatccaggaaaaaaaaactaaatagtcAACGAAGCGAACAACAGGTAAACACAGCATATAGAAACCACACAAAATGAACCAAATTTCATCAATTCGACATCAACAGCCATCTACGCATCAAAATCCAAAACTTAAAAAAGAGATTGAATCTGATGCGAGCGGAACCTGCAATACGCTGTTACAGTAGCAAGTGTTGCCGAAATTCTCGAGGCCAAAGTATCTTTCAGCCTCCGGAAACTGGTCGCCGAGAGCCTTCTCGAGTTTGGAGCCCGCAGCACCCATCACAGCATCGAATTTTCTTAACGCCGGTTGACTCAGATCTCCCGTCTGATTCGACTCGTCCAATCAACCTTTCATCAAAAAGCCACTCGGTCTTCCTTTGAATTGTTGTTTCGAGGAGGAGATTTTTTTGGGTCTCGGAGTGAGAGAGACGAAGTGATGAGGGTTTCCTTATGAGGAAGACGggagagagatatatatatatttgaagaaaatagtTAAAAGACCAGAAAACAGTAAAACACTAACGGCGTTCCATTTCCTGCTGCTGGCCTACCATTTTGTTACGATGGCACTCAGCCTCACGTGTCAACACGAGTAAGGTTTGTGTTAATTAAATgccatcattattattatttatttatttatcagtttttggaaaaaaatttcaaatcttCCTAAAGTGAAATCATTTGGATTGAGaaggtcttgagtttgattaATATTGGGAGCCACATACCTTTATGACCACGCGTTAGCTTTTAACCCTTATCCAATTGTGAGGTGTTTTTGTGCGTGACCACCCAAATTTAGGTCTATCTCGTATGTCAGAGAGCAAGCATGTATAGGGGTGGCAAAATTCTGTCCACTTTGGATGACCAAATTTTTACGATccagattaaaccaagtttggacataagttatatgttcaaaatctgaacccaaacataaaattttattcGATTTAAAATCGGATCCGGGTCCAAACATAGAAATCTTTTCTGGTTTATTTGTCCAAACCTTCACCCGTATTAGATTATTgtctgaatttaaatcaatctggGTTTGGTCAATGAAGTACGTTCGAAATCTAGTCCGGATTAGGgtccggacatgtaaatatttcataaacaaatGATCTTGTTCGACCCGGAACTGACCTAAAGGATATGTAGAATTGAACAAGAGTGAGACTATTTGAACCCCACGAGATACTAAGTTCACCCCATTATCTCGTGAGAAAATGAAATCTTATAACACCCCGTTTCTCCCTTTGTCCCTACCAGGATTTAACACGAAATACTCCTTCCCCCTCCCTTACTTTCCTCTGTTCTCTGTTTGTCATTCCCCAGAAACCCAACGCACCCAAACCCTCGTTTTCGTCGATCTTCGTGACTCCGACGGCGATGAGCGACGGAGATGGACAACGACGAGCATTTCAAAGGAGATGAAGACTTCTTTGACGAAGAAGAGTTTGAAGACGATGGACAGGTTAGTTCGAGTATTTGTGTCATTTTTATACCTAGGTTGCTTCGACATCGATCGTTACACATTGTAGCCTAAGAAACGCCATGGCTTTGTTCATTTTGTTCACAGGCGAAAGTGGTGGAGGTATTTCTAGAATGTGTTAAGTAACTGTGTTAGTTTGTTTCGTCTTAAGACTGAGTTTGATAATTTCATGGTGGGATGGGGTAAAGTGATGAATGCTTCGACAGAGAAAGAGTATGAGGAGGCAGTGATTGATATGCACACTAAATTTAAACACCAGCCAAAAGCTTTGAGTTACATCACAAATAGTTGGTTGTCTAAGTATAAGACATACTTTGTCTCAGCATGGGTGGATCAGTACTTCCATTTGGGTAACACTAGCACCAATAGAGTTGAAAGTAGCCATGCTAAACTGAAAAATATTTGTCCAATTCAGTTGGTGGTTTTGTTAAATCTTTCAACAAAATAGACCTTTTGCTACAAGGTCAGGTTGTTGATATAAAAGCTTCATTTGAGGATAGTATGACTAGAGTGCCAATTCGTTTTAGGATGCCTTTATACAAGGACTTGGTGAACATGGTCTCCACTGCTGCATTGGAGAAAATTGAAAGTGAGTTGGCATCTATTGGTAGCAATGGTTTAAGTGTTGCTGATTGCAATCATAGATGTCTCAAGGCTTTTGGTTTGCCATGTGGCCATATGCTAACACAGTATCGAGTTGAAGGGAGGAGTATCCCATTGAATGATGTACACAATTATTGGAAGCAATTGTGCATTAAACCTTACAATGAAGACCTTAAAGATGAAATATCTACTGATGTCGAGATTGAGATTGTTAGGAGGATGTTTGCAGCTACAACTGTACATCAGAAGCAAGAGATTAAAAGGCAGCTGCAACTAGTTGGCCAGCCAAGCAGTACTACTCTAATGGAGCCAAAAGCAAAGGTCAATTTGAGGGGGAGAAAGAAGGGGCAGAGGGGACACaaagattttgacaaatcaactAAGCGTGAGCCTTCAGCCTTTGAATATGCACAACAAGGTCATGTATTCGATGATGTTGGACAGAGTCAAGCTTCACAGTCACAGAGTTTGAATGAAGGTAATGCTTCATAGTCATAGAGTTTGAATGTGGATCATGCTTCATAGTCACAGAGATTGAAAACAAAAGCTCATGTCCCTAAACCAAAGCCAAAACTTAAAGTCCATAGAACCAGGCATGCAAACACAAATACTTGGGTGGCCCTCTTTCCTATGTTCGTGCAGCCATATATATCAAATATCTTTGATGTTCTTGGAGATGGCCATTGTGGTTTCAGGGTGGTGGGATCTTTCTTTGGATGGGAGAATGATGGTTGGAGAGTTGTTAGGAAAGACCTTGCCAATGAGTTGCACAGGTATGCACAACAATATAACACCCTTATGTCTCCTTTCTGTACAACATCTGAGTTGTTATCAAGTGTTGAATGTTATACAGAAATGGCAGATAGAAACAGTTGGATGGTTATGCCTTATATGGGTAATGTCATATCCACCTGCTACAATGTTGTAGTTGTGTTGGTTTCACAGGAGCAATGCCTCACTTTTTCCCACTAAGGGATCCAATGCTAGTTGAGTACAATCAAAGTGTAGTGGTTTTTGGATACATCAATGACTCTCACTTCGTGAGAATGGAGCTGGCAATAGACAGTCCCTTGCTTCCAGTATCAAAAATGTGGGCTAATCATTATCATCCTAGAGCAAGAAATTGGCCAAAAAATTTTGCTGCTCGGATTGAGAAATTCACTACCCTTTCTCCCTTGAAGTCATACAACATAGCAACTGTGgagttgattgattgatttaacttgtatttttgttcttttattgcATATTTGAATGTAATGAACATGCTGAACATGCTTTATTTTGTTACACAGGTTCACTATATGGCTAGCATATGTTATGTTGGGGTGTACATCGTTTTTTTTGAACAATCACTTAAAAAGGATGCACTACATAATCTTATATTTTTAATTGGGGTGTAATCAGAATGGGGTATACATAGCAAATTTTgggttcaaaatttcaaatagtCACATACTCTTGAATAAATGGGATCAAATTTAAGTGAAAACTGttcaatcaatttaaatattagTTGATTACTTGGttatgcttataaaaaaaaattattagttgattaatgaaaaaaaagtaaaggggGAAAAAGAACGGAGGGATAAAGCACCTTATCTATAACAGGTATGTTAACAGGGTCGAAGTGCACACGGTTGAGCAGAGCAAAGAGAGGCAGAAGAGAGGGAAAGATGTTGAGTCTCTCCATGGCTTCTCCAACATCAGTTACTACCATTTCTCCAAATCTCAAATCTTCTTTCTCCGGTATTACAATCACCACCCGCGCATTCCCCACTCGCTTGCTTCCCCAGCTGACACAGTCGGGTCGGGGCCGCTCTTCGTCGTTAGTGGTCATGATGGCGAAGAGAGAGGAGGAATTGAAGGAAATCAGAGCCAAAACCACAGAAGAGATAAATGAAGAGGTGGTAGATCTTAAGGGCGAGCTATTCATGCTTCGGCTACAGAAATCCGTCCGCAACGAGTTCAAGTCCAGCGAATTTGGCCGAATGCGCAAAAGGGTATTGATTTGCTTATCCGTTTGacattttctctctattttttttccttcgttCAATGGGCTTcgtttaaatttgtttttgaaactgGTCACTCATGGCAATGCTGTCTTTAGCTTATATAAGTAGTTTCTAGGTGAATACTATGAACTTGTCGATGTTCCTAAGAGCATAGACTAACTGGATAGCTACTGAGTGATGGAAATTTGTTCATTATGGGGAAGAGTTTTAAAGATTTCACTGCTTTgtggattttgattttgttggggAGGGTGGGTGTAGAGGACAAAGGGGTACTGCTCATTTGCCATTAAGTTCCTATCTctcattttatcaaacactgcCTTAGCATTTATTGGGCTGCGACAGCCTCACTAACTTTCAACAATGGAATTCTCAAGAAGCCCGGATGGTTTCTCATATGCTTCTTGGCAACCAATT of Tripterygium wilfordii isolate XIE 37 chromosome 13, ASM1340144v1, whole genome shotgun sequence contains these proteins:
- the LOC120012264 gene encoding 50S ribosomal protein L29, chloroplastic-like; the protein is MLTGSKCTRLSRAKRGRREGKMLSLSMASPTSVTTISPNLKSSFSGITITTRAFPTRLLPQLTQSGRGRSSSLVVMMAKREEELKEIRAKTTEEINEEVVDLKGELFMLRLQKSVRNEFKSSEFGRMRKRVARMLTVRRERELEEGIGKRQSRKLDRLWKKSIVVRPPPSLKKLQEEEAAAEAAVAEKST
- the LOC120013386 gene encoding ubiquitin carboxyl-terminal hydrolase 4; this encodes MGAAGSKLEKALGDQFPEAERYFGLENFGNTCYCNSVLQALYFCVPFREQLLDYFGTNKNIGDAEENLLTCLADLFTQISSQKKKTGVIAPKRFVQRLKKQNEIFRSYMHQDAHEFLNFLLNELVDILEKEAHAAKNNPETSSPPEKIANGLTNGLANGVQKEPLVTWVHKNFQGILTNETRCLRCETVTARDETFFDLSLDIEQNSSITSCLKNFSSTETLNAEDKFFCDKCCSLQEAQKRMKIKKPPCVLVIHLKRFKYIEQLGRYKKLSYRVVFPLELKLSNTVEDADIEYSLFAVVVHVGSGPNHGHYVSLVKSHNHWLFFDDENVEMIDESAVQTFFGSAQEYASNTDHGYILFYESLGASGKS